The following proteins are co-located in the Piscirickettsia litoralis genome:
- a CDS encoding glycosyltransferase — protein MSRKKIVIIIPTHNESLSLSCTVKSLQNVIADISHCNIQILIFDSASTDETINIASSLREKYANVHLVLESKKSGLGSAYIQAMGYAIDEMAADIVFEYDADGSHQPKYLPAMIDLFNQGADVVVGSRYVKGGSVDSCWPWQRHLTSKLGNLVTQLFLTFRYKDFTSGFRGTKSCYLSSFLNKKLLSKRYAYKIQLFWDLHKQGAKIVEHPVHFIDRSKGESKAPNGNIKESLLLVITLRLLEMRRYFSMCMAGFLVMIVQIIAFDFMSKFFSL, from the coding sequence TTGTCTAGAAAGAAAATTGTCATCATTATTCCTACACATAATGAGTCATTATCACTCTCCTGTACTGTTAAGTCATTGCAAAATGTTATTGCTGATATAAGCCATTGTAATATTCAAATTCTCATTTTTGATAGTGCTTCAACAGATGAAACAATTAATATTGCATCTAGCCTAAGAGAAAAATATGCCAATGTACACTTAGTTCTTGAATCAAAGAAGTCTGGCCTTGGCAGTGCATATATTCAAGCCATGGGTTATGCAATTGATGAAATGGCGGCAGATATCGTTTTTGAATATGATGCTGATGGCTCTCATCAACCAAAATATCTACCCGCGATGATTGACTTATTTAACCAAGGAGCGGATGTTGTGGTTGGGAGCCGGTATGTCAAAGGAGGTTCGGTTGATTCTTGCTGGCCATGGCAACGACATCTGACGTCTAAGCTAGGCAATCTTGTTACACAGTTATTTTTAACTTTTCGTTATAAGGACTTTACAAGTGGATTTCGTGGTACAAAGTCTTGCTACCTCAGTTCATTTTTAAATAAGAAGTTATTATCTAAACGTTATGCTTATAAAATACAGTTATTTTGGGATTTACACAAGCAAGGCGCTAAAATAGTTGAGCACCCTGTTCATTTTATAGACAGGTCTAAAGGTGAAAGTAAAGCGCCCAATGGAAATATTAAAGAATCACTTCTTCTTGTTATTACCCTTAGATTACTTGAGATGCGCCGTTATTTTTCGATGTGTATGGCAGGTTTTCTTGTTATGATTGTTCAAATAATCGCATTTGATTTTATGAGTAAATTTTTTTCCTTATAG